One window of Fusobacterium polymorphum genomic DNA carries:
- a CDS encoding STAS-like domain-containing protein, whose translation MSFTKEHKVEIINTILRAIKEKKNPYNETLSFYKISRQTVYKYIKELIEKKLIKKVDNKNYTLSFYNLKEENYKNINLQEDIIYKNLLKEVEKDKKENVIHILTYSFTEILNNAIEHSESRNIKISYGEDYFSIYVQILDDGVGIFKKIKKNYNLKNENEAIFELKKGKITSDPENHSGEGIFFSSKVVDYFLIDSYNKNFYSGNKDYFYHFEHNKKENIKGTLVYFIIDKNTNRTTKEVFDSYTDDDYVFNKTEITVHLAEEYLGEHLISRSIARRILSNIEKFKVIFLDFNGVKTIGQAFADEIFRVFRNKHKEITILPINMNEEVKFMIKRVDKNIVMK comes from the coding sequence ATGTCATTTACAAAAGAGCATAAAGTAGAAATAATAAATACAATATTAAGAGCAATTAAAGAAAAAAAGAATCCTTATAATGAAACACTTTCTTTTTATAAAATAAGTAGACAAACAGTATACAAATATATTAAAGAATTAATAGAAAAAAAATTAATAAAGAAAGTAGATAATAAAAATTATACTCTATCGTTTTATAATCTTAAAGAAGAAAATTATAAAAATATTAATTTACAAGAAGATATAATTTATAAGAATCTATTAAAAGAAGTTGAAAAAGATAAAAAAGAGAATGTTATTCATATTTTAACTTATTCTTTTACAGAAATATTAAATAATGCAATAGAACATTCAGAAAGTAGAAATATAAAAATAAGTTATGGTGAAGATTATTTTAGTATTTATGTTCAAATATTAGATGATGGAGTTGGGATTTTTAAAAAAATAAAGAAAAACTATAATTTAAAAAATGAAAATGAAGCTATATTTGAATTAAAAAAGGGAAAAATAACTTCTGATCCAGAAAACCATAGTGGAGAGGGAATCTTTTTCTCATCAAAAGTTGTTGATTATTTTTTAATAGATTCATATAATAAAAATTTTTATTCAGGAAATAAAGACTATTTTTATCATTTTGAACATAATAAAAAAGAAAATATAAAGGGAACATTAGTTTATTTTATTATAGATAAAAATACTAATAGGACAACTAAGGAAGTCTTTGATAGCTATACTGATGATGACTATGTTTTTAATAAAACAGAGATTACAGTTCATTTAGCTGAAGAATATTTAGGAGAACATCTTATATCTCGTTCAATAGCAAGAAGAATTTTATCTAATATAGAAAAATTTAAAGTAATATTCTTAGATTTCAATGGAGTTAAAACAATAGGACAGGCATTTGCTGATGAAATATTTAGGGTATTTAGGAATAAACATAAAGAAATAACAATACTTCCAATAAATATGAATGAGGAAGTCAAATTTATGATAAAAAGAGTTGATAAAAATATAGTAATGAAATAA
- a CDS encoding ACP phosphodiesterase, translating into MNFLGHSLISLEIDEKENKETLYGNFTGDFYKGLVERIELSENLKEGIVLHRIIDKTSDRKENLLNELLAEKFGIFKGIVSDMFIDHFLSKNFHKLFNKNINDIERKILDKIEENKNIFPKDFERTFNWLSDRNVMLNYKDIDFLERAFQGLAKNIRRGEILNLAVSELKKNYNLFEEKSIKEFFYVKNESIKEFSKKIF; encoded by the coding sequence ATGAATTTTTTAGGACATTCATTGATTTCACTTGAAATTGATGAAAAAGAAAATAAGGAGACTCTATATGGAAATTTTACAGGAGACTTCTATAAAGGTTTAGTTGAAAGGATTGAGCTTTCAGAGAATTTAAAAGAAGGTATTGTATTACATAGAATAATTGATAAGACTTCTGATAGAAAAGAGAATCTATTAAATGAATTATTAGCTGAAAAATTTGGAATTTTCAAAGGAATAGTTTCTGATATGTTTATAGACCATTTCTTATCTAAAAATTTCCATAAATTATTTAATAAAAATATTAATGATATAGAAAGAAAAATTTTAGATAAAATTGAAGAAAATAAGAATATTTTTCCAAAAGACTTTGAAAGAACTTTTAACTGGTTAAGTGATAGAAATGTTATGCTAAACTATAAAGATATTGATTTTTTAGAAAGAGCTTTTCAAGGTTTAGCTAAAAATATAAGAAGGGGAGAAATTCTAAATTTAGCTGTGAGTGAACTAAAAAAGAATTATAACCTATTTGAAGAAAAATCTATAAAAGAATTTTTTTATGTAAAAAATGAAAGTATAAAAGAATTTTCAAAAAAGATTTTCTAA
- a CDS encoding WYL domain-containing protein translates to MDTLIRNKIETEAEYWRNIFFTYINNLRYKREEILFEKNFKNIEKALKDGNKIKIKYHNYIRLINPYFIKVSDSESRSYLFCYCEKNKDYRNYRVSEIEEIWFTNEKIEIKDKKYIDEVYKNFDPFLSYKNRVKVRFTEKGLELYEKVLINRPKLLAKDNNIYTFECDSKLAMIYFAQFFSLIEILEPQELREKLQNELENTLKIYKNREDKDV, encoded by the coding sequence ATGGATACTTTAATAAGAAATAAAATAGAAACAGAGGCAGAATATTGGAGAAATATATTTTTTACCTATATAAATAATTTAAGATATAAAAGAGAAGAAATTTTATTTGAAAAGAATTTTAAAAATATTGAAAAGGCTTTAAAAGATGGAAATAAAATAAAAATTAAATATCATAACTATATAAGGTTGATTAATCCATATTTTATTAAAGTTTCAGATAGTGAAAGTCGTTCATATTTATTTTGTTACTGTGAAAAGAATAAAGATTATAGAAATTATAGAGTATCTGAAATAGAAGAAATATGGTTTACTAATGAAAAAATTGAAATAAAAGATAAGAAGTATATTGATGAAGTCTATAAAAATTTTGACCCTTTCTTATCATATAAAAATAGAGTAAAAGTGAGATTTACAGAAAAAGGTTTAGAGTTATATGAGAAAGTTTTAATAAATAGACCTAAACTTTTAGCTAAAGATAACAATATCTATACTTTTGAATGTGATAGTAAATTGGCAATGATATATTTTGCTCAATTCTTTTCATTAATTGAGATTTTAGAGCCACAGGAATTGAGAGAAAAATTACAAAATGAGTTAGAAAATACATTAAAAATATATAAAAATAGGGAGGATAAAGATGTTTAG
- a CDS encoding AAA family ATPase, which produces METNLVKYLRARRPIIWINSGDYKEIDTIVKEATKDYQDKAIYEYRAFGAVDFDTKVKEEKVTDLYSFLDTLYSEGIKRNVFLLIKNAEEEMKDAKNIAYIKKIAETRYSSPDYNFTIIVISETETIPKELEKFTSILDIPNMSKDEIEKYILKFSKDNNIKVDEKDIGEVAISLKGLTKLEIDHVLNMIIESKNNISISGRDIIIKEKGQIIKKSSILEIIDFKEKIEDIGGLEGLKEWLKSKAQVFRRLDEAKKFGVDTPKGVLLVGMPGCGKSLAAKASARLFNVPLLRLDIGRLLGKYVGESEHNMRVALKTAESISPCILWIDEIEKAFAGINQDGGASDITKRLFGQFLTWLQEKENTVFVVATANDVTVFPPEFFRKGRFDEIFFIDFPNEEEREKIFKIHLEKRGKLNDKIDIKKLAKETMGYCGSDIEEVVKMTVETVFNIEDIENEEDSKLTTQDLLDSIKSIDSLSNILADKIKVLKDGYEKFKIKSVSKKIAPTQRIKEKFKVDKVLELDNMVFVRGGKYKPSFADEEKEVCNLEVCKYPTTQEMWLEIYKNNPSYFEGGKRPVEKVSWWNAIKFCNEMSKKYKLEPVYNITYDDFDKPILKINQIGESSVEPDKADFRKTEGFRLPTEVEWEWFARGGEVAIQDGTFDKKYSGSDNPDKVAWHNGNSEEETHEVGTKNPNQLGLYDCSGNVWEWCYDKASYCSAYYLRKGEKELLIKPNEFYKYDIKESGIRGEAWTTQKSYFSNGEGYMGIDEERDAVGVKKGGYYTKTCSYYSIGFRIVRTV; this is translated from the coding sequence ATGGAAACAAATTTAGTTAAGTATTTAAGAGCAAGAAGACCAATAATTTGGATTAATAGTGGGGATTACAAGGAAATTGACACTATTGTTAAAGAGGCAACAAAGGATTATCAAGATAAAGCTATATATGAATATAGAGCTTTTGGTGCGGTAGATTTTGACACTAAGGTAAAAGAAGAAAAGGTAACTGATTTATACAGTTTCTTAGATACCCTATATTCAGAAGGAATAAAAAGAAATGTATTTTTATTAATTAAAAATGCAGAGGAAGAAATGAAAGATGCTAAAAATATTGCCTATATTAAAAAGATAGCAGAAACAAGATATTCAAGTCCAGACTATAATTTTACAATAATAGTTATAAGTGAAACTGAAACTATACCAAAAGAATTAGAAAAATTTACTTCTATATTGGATATTCCAAATATGTCAAAAGATGAAATAGAAAAATATATTTTAAAATTTTCTAAGGATAATAATATAAAAGTAGATGAAAAAGATATAGGAGAAGTTGCTATTTCATTAAAAGGATTAACTAAACTAGAAATAGATCATGTACTTAATATGATAATTGAATCAAAAAATAATATTTCAATCTCAGGTAGAGATATAATAATAAAAGAAAAAGGACAAATAATTAAAAAATCATCAATATTAGAAATAATAGATTTTAAAGAAAAGATTGAAGATATTGGTGGTTTAGAAGGTTTAAAAGAATGGCTTAAATCTAAGGCACAAGTATTTAGGAGATTAGATGAAGCTAAAAAGTTTGGAGTAGATACACCAAAAGGAGTGTTACTTGTTGGAATGCCTGGTTGTGGGAAAAGTTTAGCTGCTAAAGCTAGTGCAAGACTTTTTAATGTTCCACTATTAAGACTTGATATAGGAAGATTATTAGGTAAATATGTTGGTGAATCTGAACACAATATGAGAGTAGCTTTAAAAACTGCTGAATCTATAAGTCCTTGTATATTATGGATAGATGAAATAGAAAAAGCCTTTGCAGGAATAAATCAAGATGGAGGAGCTAGTGATATTACAAAAAGATTGTTTGGACAATTTTTAACTTGGCTGCAAGAAAAAGAAAATACAGTTTTTGTTGTAGCAACTGCTAATGATGTAACTGTTTTTCCACCTGAGTTTTTTAGAAAAGGAAGATTTGATGAAATATTTTTTATAGATTTTCCTAATGAAGAAGAAAGAGAAAAAATCTTTAAAATACATTTAGAAAAAAGAGGAAAATTAAATGATAAAATAGATATTAAAAAACTAGCAAAAGAAACAATGGGTTATTGTGGTTCAGATATTGAAGAAGTTGTAAAAATGACAGTGGAAACTGTATTTAATATTGAAGATATAGAAAATGAAGAGGATTCAAAGTTAACAACACAAGACTTATTAGATTCAATAAAAAGTATAGATTCACTTTCAAATATTTTAGCTGATAAAATAAAAGTTTTAAAAGATGGTTATGAAAAATTTAAAATTAAATCTGTTTCTAAAAAGATAGCACCTACTCAAAGAATAAAAGAGAAATTTAAGGTAGATAAAGTTTTAGAACTAGATAATATGGTATTTGTAAGAGGTGGAAAATATAAGCCATCATTTGCAGATGAAGAAAAAGAAGTATGTAATTTAGAAGTATGTAAATATCCTACAACTCAAGAAATGTGGTTAGAGATATATAAAAATAATCCTAGTTATTTTGAAGGAGGTAAAAGACCAGTAGAAAAAGTTTCTTGGTGGAATGCAATAAAGTTTTGTAATGAAATGAGTAAAAAATATAAATTAGAGCCTGTTTATAATATAACTTATGATGATTTTGATAAGCCAATATTAAAAATTAATCAAATTGGAGAAAGTTCAGTGGAACCAGATAAGGCAGATTTTAGAAAAACAGAAGGTTTTAGATTACCAACAGAAGTTGAGTGGGAATGGTTTGCAAGAGGTGGAGAAGTTGCTATTCAAGATGGAACATTTGATAAAAAATATTCAGGCAGTGATAATCCAGATAAAGTAGCTTGGCATAATGGAAATTCAGAAGAAGAAACTCATGAAGTAGGGACTAAGAATCCTAATCAACTAGGACTTTATGATTGTAGTGGAAATGTTTGGGAATGGTGTTATGATAAAGCTTCTTATTGTTCAGCATACTATCTAAGAAAAGGTGAAAAAGAATTATTGATAAAACCTAATGAATTTTATAAATATGATATTAAGGAAAGTGGAATAAGAGGAGAAGCATGGACAACCCAAAAATCTTATTTTAGTAATGGTGAAGGATATATGGGTATTGACGAAGAGCGAGATGCAGTAGGGGTAAAAAAAGGAGGATACTATACAAAAACATGTTCTTATTATAGTATTGGTTTCCGTATAGTTCGTACAGTTTAA
- a CDS encoding DUF4238 domain-containing protein produces the protein MPSNKNQHFVPQLLLRNFSSDSGKSKNSINTYILKNKKFIENVSIKSQCSKNYFYGKNLIIEKKLQVYERNVDPEFKKIIDNDYNEISKEKILYFLIIQLFRTESTLNQSEISKECFYNFLKEKLEIQDMKDYLFSNEIYMEMMLEEIKKWYSILEKLKFKIIKNKTKIDFLISDNPVIAYNLFRKTLNGGFREKGQIFLLPISPKDMIIFYDSEIYKEKINTDILLIIEDTKEIRKINELQYIVSNNNLFFASNKSIKIINKIIKNILKDEIGFLGDTILKNSNSYIYAKTYRRKFYDIKLKILTIKSSKLKIKREIEKIYNSILPKELKSKGAHFEIPLFTDKTLEENLKKVKSGFIVKEKWWDLEKLEEILKK, from the coding sequence ATGCCTTCAAATAAAAATCAACACTTTGTTCCACAACTTTTGTTAAGGAATTTTTCAAGTGATTCAGGTAAATCAAAAAATAGTATAAATACATACATTTTAAAAAATAAAAAATTTATAGAAAATGTTAGTATAAAATCACAGTGTTCAAAAAATTATTTTTATGGTAAGAATTTAATTATAGAAAAAAAATTACAAGTATATGAAAGAAATGTAGATCCTGAGTTTAAAAAAATTATAGATAATGATTATAATGAAATATCAAAAGAAAAAATTTTATATTTTTTAATTATTCAGTTATTTAGAACAGAAAGTACTTTAAATCAAAGTGAAATATCAAAAGAATGTTTTTATAATTTTTTAAAAGAGAAATTAGAAATTCAAGATATGAAAGATTATTTATTTAGCAATGAAATATATATGGAAATGATGTTAGAAGAGATAAAGAAATGGTATTCTATTTTGGAAAAATTAAAATTTAAAATAATAAAAAATAAAACAAAGATAGATTTTTTAATTTCAGATAATCCAGTTATAGCATATAATCTATTTAGAAAAACATTAAATGGTGGTTTTAGAGAAAAAGGGCAAATTTTTTTATTACCTATATCTCCAAAAGATATGATTATATTTTATGATAGTGAGATTTATAAAGAAAAAATAAATACAGATATTTTATTAATTATTGAAGATACAAAGGAAATAAGAAAAATAAATGAATTACAATATATAGTTTCAAATAATAATTTATTTTTTGCTTCAAATAAGTCTATTAAAATTATAAATAAAATTATAAAAAATATTTTAAAAGATGAAATAGGATTTTTAGGAGATACTATTTTAAAAAATAGTAATAGCTATATTTATGCAAAAACATATAGAAGGAAATTTTATGATATAAAATTAAAAATTTTAACTATAAAATCTTCAAAACTAAAAATAAAAAGAGAAATAGAAAAAATATATAATTCAATACTTCCAAAAGAATTAAAAAGTAAAGGAGCACACTTTGAAATTCCATTATTTACTGATAAAACTCTTGAAGAAAACTTAAAAAAAGTAAAATCTGGTTTTATTGTTAAGGAAAAATGGTGGGATTTAGAGAAGTTAGAAGAGATATTAAAAAAATAA
- the relB gene encoding type II toxin-antitoxin system RelB family antitoxin — MGTTATLRLDETEKAIIQNYASSKGMTMSEFMKKVVLDYIEDEYDLKIYKEYLKEKENGTLKTYSHKEVWEEE; from the coding sequence ATGGGAACAACAGCAACATTAAGATTAGATGAGACAGAAAAAGCAATTATACAAAATTATGCGAGTAGTAAAGGAATGACTATGTCTGAATTTATGAAAAAAGTAGTTCTTGATTATATTGAAGATGAATATGATTTAAAAATTTATAAAGAATATTTAAAAGAAAAAGAAAATGGAACTTTAAAGACTTATTCACATAAAGAAGTTTGGGAAGAAGAGTAA
- a CDS encoding type II toxin-antitoxin system RelE family toxin yields the protein MKYDVEYSKTAVNTIKKMNSSTSKLIRTWIEKNLINTENPRIKGKALTSDLKGLWRYRVGDYRILAEIQDNKIVILILD from the coding sequence ATGAAATATGATGTGGAATACTCTAAAACTGCTGTGAATACCATAAAGAAAATGAATAGTTCAACTTCAAAGTTAATAAGAACTTGGATAGAAAAAAATTTAATAAATACAGAAAATCCTAGAATAAAAGGAAAGGCATTAACTAGTGATTTAAAAGGATTGTGGCGTTATAGAGTAGGAGATTATAGAATATTAGCTGAAATTCAAGATAATAAAATAGTTATCTTAATCCTAGATTAG
- a CDS encoding KdsC family phosphatase, with protein MENIKILVLDVDGTLTDGKIYVDDKDNSFKAFNVKDGFALVNWLKLGGEVAILTGKKSNIVERRAKELGIKYVIQGSKNKTQDLKKLLDRLNISFENTAYMGDDLNDLSVMKHVVLTGCPKDSVQEVLEISNFISSKNGGDGAVREFLEYIMKNNGMWKKILEKYSNE; from the coding sequence ATGGAAAATATAAAAATTTTAGTTCTTGATGTTGATGGAACTTTAACAGATGGAAAAATCTATGTTGATGATAAAGATAACTCTTTTAAAGCTTTTAATGTAAAAGATGGTTTTGCTCTTGTAAATTGGTTAAAACTTGGGGGAGAAGTTGCTATATTAACAGGAAAAAAATCTAATATTGTAGAAAGAAGAGCTAAAGAACTTGGAATAAAATATGTTATTCAAGGCTCTAAAAATAAAACACAAGATTTAAAAAAATTATTGGATAGATTGAACATAAGTTTTGAGAACACAGCCTATATGGGAGATGATTTAAATGATTTAAGTGTTATGAAACATGTAGTCTTAACTGGCTGTCCTAAAGATTCTGTACAGGAAGTATTGGAAATTTCTAATTTTATTTCTTCTAAAAATGGTGGAGATGGTGCTGTAAGAGAATTTTTAGAGTATATCATGAAAAATAATGGAATGTGGAAAAAAATCTTAGAAAAATATTCTAATGAGTGA
- the ruvC gene encoding crossover junction endodeoxyribonuclease RuvC, with product MRVIGIDPGTAIVGYGIIDYDKNNYSIVDYGVVLTSKDLSTEERLEIVYNEIDKILKKYRPEFMAIEDLFYFKNNKTVISVAQARGVILLVGKQNNIAMTSYTPLQVKIGITGYGKAEKKQVQQMVQKFLGLSEIPKPDDAADALAICITHINSLGSKLSFGGANNLKKVVVPSGTNKISLEEYKNLLKK from the coding sequence ATGCGTGTTATAGGAATTGACCCAGGTACAGCGATAGTTGGATATGGAATTATAGATTATGATAAAAATAATTATTCAATAGTTGACTATGGTGTTGTACTCACTTCAAAAGATTTGAGTACAGAAGAAAGATTAGAAATTGTATATAATGAGATAGATAAAATTTTAAAAAAATATAGACCAGAATTTATGGCAATAGAAGATTTATTCTATTTTAAAAATAACAAGACTGTTATTTCTGTTGCTCAAGCAAGAGGTGTTATTTTACTTGTAGGAAAACAAAATAATATTGCTATGACAAGTTATACTCCACTTCAAGTAAAAATTGGAATTACTGGTTATGGTAAAGCTGAAAAAAAACAGGTACAACAGATGGTACAAAAATTTTTAGGACTTTCTGAAATACCTAAACCTGATGATGCTGCAGATGCTTTGGCTATCTGTATAACTCATATAAACTCATTGGGTTCTAAGTTAAGTTTTGGGGGAGCAAACAATTTAAAGAAAGTAGTAGTCCCTTCTGGTACAAATAAAATATCTCTTGAAGAATACAAAAATTTGCTAAAGAAATAA
- a CDS encoding MgtC/SapB family protein, giving the protein MPNILEMIDKFLNLKFAGELTVEVVCFRLVLAIILGGIVGYEREKNNRPAGFRTHILVCFGAAIVSMIQDQLRLNILDLARTEGSAVASVIKTDLGRLGAQVISGVGFLGAGSIMKEKGETIGGLTTAAGIWATACVGLGIGWGFYNIAIVAILFMIIIMVSLKRVESKFVKKSRLLKFEVKFFDSDDFANGLIEAYEIFRQKSIKISEIDKYQDEGIVTFTVSMKGRNNISDVVVSLSSIKNVEYVRDV; this is encoded by the coding sequence ATGCCTAATATACTTGAAATGATTGATAAATTTTTAAATTTAAAATTTGCTGGTGAATTAACAGTTGAAGTTGTATGTTTTAGATTAGTTTTAGCTATTATTCTTGGGGGAATTGTTGGCTATGAAAGAGAAAAAAATAATCGCCCTGCTGGTTTTAGAACACATATTTTAGTATGTTTTGGAGCTGCTATTGTATCTATGATACAAGATCAATTAAGACTAAATATTCTTGATTTAGCTAGAACTGAAGGAAGCGCTGTTGCCTCTGTTATAAAGACTGACTTAGGTAGACTTGGAGCTCAAGTAATAAGTGGAGTTGGTTTCTTAGGTGCTGGTAGTATAATGAAGGAAAAAGGTGAAACTATCGGAGGATTAACAACTGCTGCTGGAATTTGGGCAACTGCTTGTGTTGGTTTAGGAATAGGTTGGGGCTTCTACAATATTGCTATTGTTGCAATATTATTTATGATAATAATTATGGTATCTTTAAAAAGAGTGGAGTCTAAATTTGTTAAAAAATCAAGATTATTAAAATTTGAAGTTAAATTTTTTGATAGTGATGATTTTGCAAATGGACTTATAGAAGCCTATGAAATTTTTAGACAAAAATCTATAAAAATTTCTGAAATAGATAAATATCAAGATGAAGGTATAGTAACTTTTACAGTGAGTATGAAAGGAAGAAATAATATATCTGATGTTGTTGTTTCTCTTTCATCAATTAAAAATGTTGAATATGTAAGGGATGTATAA
- a CDS encoding SDR family oxidoreductase, which produces MKIFIVGGSSGIGLSLAKRYASLGNEVAICGTNEEKLKKIEQSNNNIKIYKVDVRSKEELKSAIDDFSKGNLDLIINSAGIYTNNRTTKLTDKEAYAMIDINLTGVLNTFEAVRDMMFKNNRGHIAIISSVAGLLDYSKASVYARTKMTIMGVCETYRAFFRDYNINITTIVPGYIATDKLKSLSEEDITKKPTVLSEEESTNIIIKAIEEKKEKIIYPLSMKILISIITKLPKKVLTYILMKQANWGKK; this is translated from the coding sequence ATGAAAATTTTTATAGTTGGGGGAAGTTCAGGGATAGGTTTATCTCTTGCAAAAAGATATGCTAGCTTAGGAAATGAAGTAGCTATCTGTGGAACAAATGAAGAAAAATTAAAAAAGATTGAGCAAAGTAATAACAATATTAAAATATATAAAGTTGATGTTAGAAGTAAAGAAGAATTAAAATCTGCTATAGATGATTTTTCTAAGGGAAATTTAGATTTAATTATAAATTCTGCTGGAATATACACTAACAACAGAACTACAAAGCTAACTGATAAAGAAGCCTATGCCATGATAGACATAAACTTGACAGGAGTTTTAAATACTTTTGAAGCAGTAAGAGATATGATGTTTAAAAATAACAGAGGACATATTGCAATTATTTCATCTGTTGCAGGTTTGCTTGATTATTCAAAAGCTTCTGTCTATGCAAGAACTAAAATGACAATAATGGGAGTTTGTGAAACATATAGAGCATTTTTTAGAGATTACAATATAAATATAACTACAATAGTTCCAGGCTATATAGCTACTGATAAATTAAAATCTTTAAGTGAAGAAGACATTACAAAAAAGCCTACTGTACTTTCTGAGGAAGAATCCACAAACATAATAATAAAAGCTATTGAAGAAAAAAAAGAAAAAATAATATATCCATTGAGTATGAAAATCTTAATTTCAATAATAACAAAATTACCAAAGAAGGTTTTAACTTACATTTTAATGAAACAAGCTAATTGGGGTAAAAAATAA
- a CDS encoding Crp/Fnr family transcriptional regulator → MISKEDIKHLEKIFPFWLDMKQNDRAKIILSSRILSLKKNSIFFNSHELDGLLFLKSGKLRFFLSSLDARELPLYYLNNMEIEFFENFNDKTISTILDIAFIVEKNSEILLIPYSVLNLFRDKYSIMEKFLHNLTREKLSKSLLSLQNILLIPLKDRLLNFLYSLNKTEIFLTHEEIAKNLGSSREVISRNLKILEKENFLKINRKKIIILDRGEVL, encoded by the coding sequence GTGATAAGTAAAGAGGATATAAAACATCTTGAAAAAATTTTTCCCTTTTGGTTGGATATGAAGCAAAATGATAGGGCTAAAATTATTCTTTCAAGTCGTATATTATCTTTAAAAAAAAATTCTATATTTTTTAATTCACATGAATTAGATGGTTTATTGTTTTTAAAATCTGGAAAACTTAGATTTTTCTTATCTTCTTTAGATGCAAGGGAACTGCCACTTTATTATTTGAATAATATGGAGATAGAATTTTTTGAAAATTTTAATGATAAGACAATATCAACAATTTTAGATATAGCTTTTATTGTTGAAAAAAATAGTGAAATACTTTTAATTCCATATTCAGTGTTAAATCTTTTTAGAGATAAATATAGTATAATGGAAAAATTTTTACATAATTTAACAAGAGAAAAATTATCTAAATCTCTATTATCATTACAAAATATTTTACTTATACCTCTTAAAGATAGATTACTTAATTTTTTATATAGTTTAAATAAAACTGAAATATTTTTAACACATGAAGAGATAGCAAAGAATTTAGGTAGTTCAAGAGAGGTAATAAGTAGAAATTTAAAAATTTTAGAGAAAGAAAATTTTTTAAAAATAAATAGAAAAAAAATTATTATATTAGATAGGGGTGAAGTATTATGA
- a CDS encoding gamma-glutamyl-gamma-aminobutyrate hydrolase family protein → MKKPIIGISASMIYEEKDELFLGDKYSCVAYSYVDAVYKSGGIPVTLPILKDVSAIREQVKLLDGLILSGGRDVDPHFYGEEPLEKLGAIFPERDVHEMALIKAAIDLKKPIFAICRGMQILNVTYGGTLYQDISYAPGEHIKHCQIGSPYQATHSIKIDKHSTLFRMADKLEIERVNSFHHQALKQVAKGLKVVATAPDGIIEAVENEDGAFIIGVQFHPEMMFDKSTFARGIFKKFINICIESKPGEVILKDELHHIEENEEKNIDEKIKEIEDEEKKEFFKGDL, encoded by the coding sequence ATGAAAAAGCCAATTATTGGAATTTCAGCAAGTATGATATATGAAGAAAAAGATGAATTGTTCTTAGGGGATAAATATTCTTGTGTTGCTTACTCTTATGTTGATGCAGTATATAAGTCAGGTGGAATTCCTGTTACACTGCCAATTTTAAAAGATGTTTCTGCAATAAGAGAACAAGTAAAATTGTTAGATGGTTTAATTTTATCAGGTGGACGTGATGTAGATCCTCATTTTTATGGAGAAGAACCTTTAGAAAAGTTAGGTGCTATTTTTCCTGAAAGAGATGTTCATGAAATGGCTTTAATAAAAGCTGCTATTGATTTAAAAAAACCTATATTTGCAATTTGCCGTGGTATGCAAATACTTAATGTTACTTATGGTGGAACACTGTATCAAGATATTTCTTATGCTCCAGGAGAACATATCAAACATTGTCAAATAGGTTCACCTTATCAAGCAACTCATTCAATAAAGATTGATAAACACTCAACTTTATTTAGAATGGCAGATAAATTAGAAATTGAGAGAGTAAACTCTTTCCACCACCAAGCATTAAAACAAGTGGCAAAGGGACTTAAAGTTGTTGCAACAGCTCCAGATGGAATAATTGAGGCAGTTGAAAATGAAGATGGAGCATTTATAATAGGGGTACAATTTCACCCTGAAATGATGTTTGATAAAAGTACTTTTGCAAGGGGAATATTTAAAAAATTTATAAATATTTGTATAGAAAGCAAACCAGGAGAAGTTATCTTAAAAGATGAGTTACATCATATAGAAGAAAATGAAGAAAAAAATATAGATGAAAAAATAAAAGAAATAGAAGATGAAGAAAAAAAGGAATTTTTTAAAGGGGATCTATAA